One Chloroflexota bacterium genomic window, AGACCTATGGGCGATTGGACTGTGCCTTCAATAACGCCGGCATAATCGGCAAGCCCACCTCCGCTGTGGAATGCACAGAAGAGAACTGGGACAAGGTAATCAGCACAAATCTCAAAGGTGTTTTCCTTTGCATGAAGTATGAGATCCCTTACATGATCAGGCAAGGGCATGGCGCTATTGTTAACACGGCATCGGTGGCTGGGCTCATAGGTGTTCAACGGAACGCAGCCTACGTGGCCAGCAAGCATGGCATCGCGGGGCTGACCAAGGCGGCGGCAATCGACTATGCCAGATCCGGCATCCGCATAAACGCCGTGTGCCCCGGGTTTATCCGCACGGCCATGCTCGGCCTCCTGGAGGCGAAACCAGAAAGGGAGGCTCGCTGCGTATCCATGGAGCCCATCGGAAGGCTTGGCCGACCTGAAGAGGTCGCCGAAGCCGTCGTCTGGATGTGCTCGGATGCAGCATCGTTTGTGACCGGCCACCTAATGGCCGTGGATGGAGGCTTGGTTGCCAGATAGAAGACAATGCCGGGCCTTGCCGAGCAGACCATCTTGAATGAGAACAAGGAAGGATGTGGAAATGTTGCAGTTTGAAGCCAAAGAGCAGGTCCTCCTATGCGGATGCTGGAAAGAGGAGCGTAGCCAGCCTGCTCCTATCTCCTCCCGGATGATGCCTCATATCTGAGTGAAACACTCGATATCGTGGATGGTGCCCCTTCGTGATTCTTTGAATATGGCTCTCACCCTCGCACCCACAGTTATCTTCTTCTCATCCGTCTCATCCAGCCAGTGCATCAAACATGTATCAGCTCCATCCAGCTTTACATAGATATCAGTGCGAGGCACTTTTATGGGCTTTCCTGTATTGGGGTCAATGTAAGGCAGTTT contains:
- a CDS encoding SDR family oxidoreductase, yielding MRRLEGRTALATGGASGIGQATALAFAREGAKVVIADVNVDGGNATLRMVREIGGEAIFVRTDVRRADEVEALVNEVVKTYGRLDCAFNNAGIIGKPTSAVECTEENWDKVISTNLKGVFLCMKYEIPYMIRQGHGAIVNTASVAGLIGVQRNAAYVASKHGIAGLTKAAAIDYARSGIRINAVCPGFIRTAMLGLLEAKPEREARCVSMEPIGRLGRPEEVAEAVVWMCSDAASFVTGHLMAVDGGLVAR